The Streptomyces sp. NBC_01689 genome includes a window with the following:
- a CDS encoding ATP-binding protein, which produces MTLSSLAAPAPAESSGTQAESAPVQAGPYGGPAAPAPERPGVTELRLAAFAAHRRARFPLGPLTLFAGPSGSGKSAALRAYEALARLGGGAELDEVFPDPVACVPERARPDAQRRRGFRIGCTVDGPRGPVRLDVAVQAEPELRIVGERLSAGGLTLLETALRDPGRPAVQAAWHTAGSSAVTRAPLPDDRLGTALLPLRLAGRTEGERQVLAAAEQMVVALRSVYACDPSPRRMRDATPLGAGRLLRGCDNLADVLWRTRSECGHRYAHLVAAVRAGCAGPVADVLAEPLGDGRVRALLDRGDGVRSHLGLLGDGELRYLALALVLLTGPGVLEVDPVGEVPAALQTLTVLADGLDRGLDVRQAGELVRLAARMCERGHIRLVGAVSDAARVCGADGLDGVEGVTVVDLTP; this is translated from the coding sequence ATGACCCTGTCATCTCTGGCGGCCCCCGCCCCGGCCGAATCGTCCGGCACCCAGGCCGAGTCGGCACCTGTCCAGGCCGGGCCGTACGGCGGCCCCGCCGCGCCGGCCCCTGAGCGGCCCGGCGTCACCGAGCTGCGGCTCGCGGCCTTCGCGGCACACCGGCGTGCCCGGTTCCCGCTCGGACCGCTCACCCTCTTCGCGGGACCCAGCGGCAGCGGCAAGTCCGCCGCCCTGCGCGCGTACGAGGCACTGGCGCGGCTGGGCGGCGGCGCCGAACTGGACGAGGTGTTCCCGGACCCGGTGGCCTGCGTGCCCGAGCGGGCCCGTCCCGACGCCCAGCGGCGCCGCGGGTTCCGCATCGGCTGCACGGTCGACGGCCCCCGGGGACCCGTGCGGCTCGACGTCGCCGTCCAGGCCGAGCCCGAACTGCGCATCGTCGGCGAACGGCTCTCCGCCGGTGGACTGACCCTGCTGGAGACGGCGCTGCGGGACCCGGGGCGCCCGGCGGTCCAGGCGGCCTGGCACACGGCGGGGTCCTCCGCGGTCACCCGGGCCCCGCTGCCCGACGACCGCCTCGGCACCGCGCTGCTGCCGCTGCGCCTCGCGGGCAGGACCGAGGGCGAGCGCCAAGTCCTCGCCGCCGCCGAGCAGATGGTCGTCGCCCTGCGGTCCGTGTACGCCTGCGACCCGAGCCCGCGGCGGATGCGGGACGCCACCCCGCTCGGCGCGGGCCGACTGCTCCGGGGCTGCGACAACCTCGCCGACGTCCTGTGGCGGACCCGCTCGGAGTGCGGCCACCGGTACGCGCACCTGGTCGCGGCGGTACGGGCCGGATGCGCCGGCCCGGTCGCGGACGTCCTGGCCGAGCCGCTCGGCGACGGCAGGGTCCGCGCGCTGCTCGACCGCGGCGACGGCGTCCGCAGCCATCTCGGGCTGCTCGGGGACGGCGAGTTGCGATACCTGGCGCTGGCGCTGGTGCTGCTCACCGGCCCCGGTGTGCTGGAGGTGGACCCGGTGGGCGAGGTCCCGGCCGCGCTGCAGACCCTGACCGTGCTGGCCGACGGTCTCGACCGCGGGCTGGACGTCCGGCAGGCCGGTGAACTGGTGCGGCTGGCGGCGCGGATGTGCGAGCGGGGACACATCCGGCTGGTGGGTGCGGTGAGTGACGCCGCGCGGGTGTGCGGGGCCGACGGGCTGGACGGCGTGGAGGGCGTCACGGTGGTAGACCTGACGCCGTGA
- a CDS encoding 3' terminal RNA ribose 2'-O-methyltransferase Hen1 yields MFLTISTTGEPERPATDLGFLLHKHPDKAQMFSTSYGTAHVLYPEASAERCTAALLLEVDAVALVRRGKGKGRGGAPDAALAQYVNDRPYAASSLLAVALSAVFSSAMRGQCAARPDLPARALPLRIEVPALPARGGADLVRQLFEPLGWTVDAEAVALDARFPEWGASRYVRLVLESDRLTLAEALRHLYVLLPVLDDAKHYWVSSDEVDKLLRAGEGWLADHPEQKLITSRYLSRRWSLTREAMERLELVRLAESDDTVVEDIDNAVDEETDTEEKPVPLAVRRRDAILAALDACGAGRVLDLGCGQGQLVQALLKDARFTEIVGVDVSMRALTVAARRLKLDRMGDRRAARVQLLQGSLAYTDKRLKGYDAAVLSEVVEHVDPPRLSALEYAVFGSARPRTVLVTTPNVEYNVRWESLPAGHSRHGDHRFEWTREEFRSWAREVAERHGYEVGFTPVGPDDPEVGAPTQMATFSLNTTTPDTKEGKAA; encoded by the coding sequence GTGTTTCTGACGATCAGCACCACCGGCGAACCGGAGCGCCCCGCGACCGACCTCGGATTCCTGCTGCACAAGCATCCCGACAAGGCGCAGATGTTCTCCACCTCCTACGGCACGGCGCACGTCCTCTACCCCGAGGCGTCCGCCGAGCGGTGCACGGCCGCGCTGCTGCTGGAGGTCGACGCGGTGGCGCTGGTCCGGCGCGGCAAGGGCAAGGGCCGCGGCGGCGCGCCCGACGCCGCGCTCGCCCAGTACGTCAACGACCGGCCGTACGCGGCCTCGTCCCTGCTCGCCGTGGCCCTGAGCGCGGTGTTCTCCAGCGCGATGAGGGGCCAGTGCGCCGCGAGGCCGGACCTTCCCGCGCGTGCGCTGCCCCTGCGGATCGAAGTGCCCGCGCTTCCCGCGCGAGGTGGCGCCGACCTCGTGCGTCAGCTCTTCGAGCCGCTCGGCTGGACCGTCGACGCCGAGGCCGTGGCGCTGGACGCCCGCTTCCCCGAATGGGGCGCGTCGCGGTACGTCCGGCTCGTCCTGGAGTCGGACCGGCTGACGCTCGCCGAGGCCCTGCGCCACCTCTACGTCCTGCTCCCGGTGCTCGACGACGCCAAGCACTACTGGGTCTCCTCCGACGAGGTCGACAAGCTGCTGCGGGCGGGCGAGGGCTGGCTGGCGGACCACCCCGAGCAGAAGCTGATCACCAGCCGGTACCTCTCCCGGCGCTGGTCGCTGACGCGCGAGGCGATGGAGCGGCTGGAGCTGGTCCGGCTCGCCGAGAGCGACGACACCGTGGTCGAGGACATCGACAACGCGGTCGACGAGGAGACCGACACCGAGGAGAAGCCGGTACCGCTCGCCGTGCGGCGGCGGGACGCGATCCTCGCCGCGCTGGACGCGTGCGGCGCCGGACGCGTCCTCGACCTCGGGTGCGGGCAGGGCCAGTTGGTGCAGGCGCTGCTCAAGGACGCGCGGTTCACCGAGATCGTCGGCGTCGACGTGTCGATGCGCGCGCTCACCGTCGCGGCGCGCAGGCTCAAGCTGGACCGGATGGGCGACCGGCGGGCCGCCCGCGTACAGCTGCTGCAGGGCTCGCTCGCCTACACCGACAAGCGGCTCAAGGGCTACGACGCCGCCGTGCTCAGCGAGGTCGTCGAACACGTCGACCCACCACGGCTGTCGGCCCTGGAATACGCCGTGTTCGGCTCCGCACGGCCCCGGACCGTCCTGGTGACCACCCCGAACGTCGAGTACAACGTCCGCTGGGAGAGCCTCCCGGCCGGACACAGCCGGCACGGCGACCACCGCTTCGAATGGACCCGCGAGGAGTTCCGGAGCTGGGCCCGCGAAGTGGCCGAACGGCACGGCTACGAGGTGGGGTTCACCCCCGTGGGCCCCGACGACCCCGAGGTGGGGGCGCCCACCCAGATGGCCACCTTCTCCCTGAACACGACCACCCCGGACACGAAGGAGGGGAAGGCCGCATGA
- a CDS encoding DUF6099 family protein yields MEAVRLIVASRRALAGSGDTDEVVAEAWQAQALAQAIGSRFAVSGPPELRGEALGLTELAGRGCGVLDAAPRDLADLRAARLTELGDAREALLCLGGLLAEVGIALVGVACAADEQGTYWQCMEAIDAADESRDRVLEMLRRLADRDRGVVERGWATG; encoded by the coding sequence ATGGAAGCGGTGCGGCTCATCGTGGCGAGCAGACGTGCCCTGGCCGGGAGCGGGGACACGGACGAGGTGGTGGCGGAGGCGTGGCAGGCGCAGGCCCTCGCCCAGGCGATAGGCAGCCGCTTCGCGGTCTCGGGACCACCCGAACTGCGGGGCGAGGCGCTGGGGCTGACCGAGCTGGCGGGGCGGGGGTGCGGGGTGCTCGACGCGGCGCCGCGCGACCTCGCCGATCTGCGTGCCGCGCGGCTCACCGAGCTGGGTGACGCGCGGGAGGCCCTGCTGTGTCTCGGCGGGCTGCTCGCCGAGGTCGGGATCGCTCTCGTCGGTGTCGCCTGCGCGGCGGACGAACAGGGGACGTACTGGCAGTGCATGGAGGCGATCGACGCGGCGGACGAGTCCCGGGACCGGGTGCTGGAGATGCTGAGACGGCTGGCGGACCGGGACCGGGGGGTGGTGGAGCGGGGGTGGGCGACGGGGTAG
- a CDS encoding polynucleotide kinase-phosphatase, with product MSSDDITRGRVLPVTDLSLVVLVGASGSGKSTFASRHFKATEVISSDFCRGLVADDENDQSASGDAFDVLHYIAGKRLAAGRRTVVDATNVQQESRRQLIELARQHDVLPIAIVLDVPEEVCAARNASRTDRADMPRRVIQRHIRELRRSLRSLEREGFRKVHVLRGETEVEAAGVSTERRFNDLTHLTGPFDIVGDIHGCSAELETLLDTLGYVDGVHPRGRTAVFVGDLVDRGPDTPGVLRRVMSMVGSGNALCVPGNHENKLGRYLKGRQVQHTHGLAETVAQLAGESEEFRARVREFVDGLVSHYVLDGGRLVVCHAGLPERYHGRTSGRVRSHALYGDTTGETDEFGLPVRYPWAEDYRGRAAVVYGHTPVPQATWLNNTLCVDTGAVFGGKLTALRWPERELVDVPAERVWYEPARPLASEAPGGHEGRPLDLADVQGRRAVETRYAGRVAVREENAAAALEVMSRFAVDPRLLPYLPPTMAPTATSRVEGYLEHPEEAFAQYREDGVARVVCEEKHMGSRAVALVCRDAGVARERFGVAEGPTGALYTRTGRPFFDDTEVTEEILGRLREAAAEAGLWEELGTDWLLLDAELMPWSLKASGLLRTQYAAVGAASGAVFPGALAALEGAAARGVDVRDLLERQRERAADAAAFTDAYRRYCWTTDGLEGVRLAPFQILAAQGRSLAGLPHDTQLALIDRLVEHDGSGLLRTTRRLFVDTGDAESVRAGVDWWLEMTGRGGEGMVVKPVEAIVRDAKGRLVQPGVKCRGREYLRIIYGPEYTRPENLARLRGRFLNHKRSLAIREYALGLEALERLGEGEPLWRVHEAVFGVLALESEPVDPRL from the coding sequence ATGAGCAGCGACGACATCACCCGGGGACGGGTCCTGCCCGTCACCGACCTCTCCCTCGTGGTCCTGGTCGGCGCGTCCGGTTCGGGCAAGTCGACCTTCGCTAGCAGGCACTTCAAGGCGACCGAGGTCATCTCCAGCGACTTCTGCCGAGGCCTCGTCGCCGACGACGAGAACGACCAGAGCGCCAGCGGCGACGCCTTCGACGTCCTCCACTACATCGCGGGCAAACGGCTCGCGGCGGGCCGGCGCACCGTGGTGGACGCGACGAACGTGCAGCAGGAGAGCCGCCGTCAGCTGATCGAGCTCGCCAGGCAGCACGACGTGCTGCCCATCGCGATCGTCCTCGACGTGCCCGAGGAGGTGTGCGCCGCGCGCAACGCGTCCCGGACCGACCGGGCCGACATGCCACGGCGGGTCATCCAGCGGCACATCCGCGAACTCCGGCGCTCCCTGCGGAGCCTGGAGCGCGAGGGCTTCCGGAAGGTCCACGTACTGCGCGGCGAGACGGAGGTCGAGGCCGCCGGGGTCAGCACCGAGCGGCGTTTCAACGACCTGACCCACCTGACCGGACCCTTCGACATCGTGGGCGACATCCACGGCTGCTCCGCCGAACTGGAGACCCTGCTCGACACGTTGGGCTATGTCGACGGCGTGCACCCGCGGGGCCGTACGGCCGTCTTCGTGGGCGACCTCGTCGACCGGGGACCGGACACCCCCGGGGTGCTGCGCCGCGTGATGTCCATGGTCGGGTCCGGCAACGCGCTGTGCGTGCCCGGCAACCACGAGAACAAGCTCGGCCGGTACCTCAAGGGCCGCCAGGTCCAGCACACCCACGGACTCGCCGAGACCGTGGCGCAGCTGGCCGGGGAGAGCGAGGAGTTCCGGGCGCGGGTACGGGAGTTCGTGGACGGTCTGGTCAGCCACTACGTCCTGGACGGCGGACGGCTGGTCGTCTGCCACGCCGGTCTGCCCGAGCGGTACCACGGCCGCACCTCCGGCCGGGTGCGTTCGCACGCGCTGTACGGCGACACGACCGGGGAGACGGACGAGTTCGGCCTGCCGGTGCGCTATCCGTGGGCCGAGGACTACCGCGGCCGCGCGGCCGTCGTCTACGGCCACACCCCGGTGCCGCAGGCCACCTGGCTGAACAACACCCTCTGCGTGGACACCGGTGCCGTCTTCGGCGGCAAGCTCACCGCGCTGCGCTGGCCGGAACGCGAACTCGTCGACGTACCCGCCGAGCGGGTCTGGTACGAGCCCGCCCGGCCGCTGGCGTCCGAGGCGCCCGGCGGACACGAGGGGCGCCCGCTCGACCTCGCGGACGTACAGGGCCGGCGCGCCGTGGAGACCCGGTACGCGGGGCGGGTCGCGGTGCGCGAGGAGAACGCGGCGGCGGCTCTGGAGGTCATGAGCCGTTTCGCGGTCGACCCGCGGCTGCTGCCGTACCTCCCCCCGACGATGGCGCCGACCGCGACGTCCCGGGTGGAGGGCTATCTGGAGCACCCCGAGGAGGCCTTCGCCCAGTACCGGGAGGACGGGGTGGCCCGGGTCGTGTGCGAGGAGAAGCACATGGGGTCGCGGGCGGTGGCGCTGGTCTGCCGCGACGCCGGGGTGGCGCGGGAGCGGTTCGGGGTGGCCGAGGGGCCCACCGGCGCGCTGTACACCCGTACCGGCAGGCCCTTCTTCGACGACACCGAGGTCACCGAGGAGATCCTCGGACGGCTGCGGGAGGCCGCGGCCGAGGCGGGGCTGTGGGAGGAGCTGGGGACCGACTGGCTGCTGCTCGACGCCGAGCTGATGCCGTGGTCGCTCAAGGCGTCCGGGCTGCTGCGGACGCAGTACGCGGCCGTCGGCGCCGCGTCCGGGGCGGTGTTCCCGGGGGCGCTGGCGGCGCTCGAAGGGGCGGCGGCGCGTGGCGTGGACGTGCGGGACCTGCTGGAGCGGCAGCGGGAACGGGCCGCCGACGCGGCGGCGTTCACCGACGCCTACCGGCGGTACTGCTGGACGACGGACGGCCTGGAGGGGGTGCGGCTCGCGCCCTTCCAGATCCTGGCGGCGCAGGGACGCAGCCTGGCCGGGCTCCCGCACGACACGCAGCTCGCGCTGATCGACAGGCTCGTCGAGCACGACGGGAGCGGGCTGCTGCGCACGACCCGGCGGCTGTTCGTGGACACCGGGGACGCGGAGTCCGTGCGGGCCGGTGTCGACTGGTGGCTGGAGATGACCGGGCGCGGCGGTGAGGGCATGGTCGTCAAGCCCGTCGAGGCGATCGTGCGGGACGCCAAGGGCCGGCTGGTGCAGCCCGGGGTGAAGTGCCGGGGCCGGGAGTACCTGCGGATCATCTACGGACCCGAGTACACCCGGCCGGAGAACCTGGCCCGGCTGCGGGGGCGGTTCCTCAACCACAAGCGGTCGTTGGCGATCCGGGAGTACGCGTTGGGGCTGGAGGCGCTGGAACGGCTGGGGGAGGGGGAGCCGTTGTGGCGGGTGCACGAGGCGGTGTTCGGCGTCCTGGCCCTCGAGTCCGAACCGGTGGATCCGCGGCTGTGA
- a CDS encoding cell division protein SepF, which yields MSSHDVTDEQWEGLAQVVPLRGRDAWPSAVSHRSMPEAETETRRRFVVLRVNVFADARDVAETLMSGIPVLLDLTGAETEVAKRVLDFSTGVVFGLASGMHRVDRNVFLLTPPGTEVRGLMEGAGVPGI from the coding sequence GTGAGCAGCCACGACGTCACCGACGAGCAGTGGGAAGGGCTCGCCCAGGTCGTTCCGTTGCGGGGCCGGGACGCCTGGCCCTCGGCGGTGAGCCACCGGTCGATGCCCGAGGCCGAGACCGAGACGCGGCGCCGCTTCGTGGTCCTGCGGGTCAACGTGTTCGCGGACGCCCGCGACGTCGCCGAGACGCTGATGTCCGGCATCCCCGTCCTGCTCGACCTGACCGGCGCCGAGACCGAGGTCGCCAAGCGGGTCCTGGACTTCAGCACCGGCGTGGTCTTCGGGCTCGCCAGCGGGATGCACCGGGTCGACCGGAACGTGTTCCTGCTGACACCCCCCGGCACCGAGGTGCGGGGACTGATGGAGGGTGCGGGCGTGCCCGGCATCTGA
- a CDS encoding LLM class F420-dependent oxidoreductase, which produces MDLRVFTEPQQGATYETLLRVAKAAEDLHYGAFFRSDHYLHMGSVDGLPGPTDAWITLAGLARETERIRLGTLMTAGTFRLPGVLAIQVAQVDQMSGGRVELGLGSGWYEAEHDAYGIPFPKEKFGRLEEQLAVVTGLWNTPVGERFTYEGEFYRLKDSPALPKPAQPKVPVLIGGHGAKRTPALAARYADEFNIPFASLEDTERQFRRVRAAAEEAGRSGDDLVYSNALVACVGRTDLEVKRRADAIGRDVEELKANGLAGSPAEVVERIAQFQGVGSQRMYVQMLDLDDLDHLELIASAVMPQLV; this is translated from the coding sequence ATGGATCTTCGAGTCTTCACCGAACCGCAGCAAGGGGCGACCTACGAGACGCTGCTCCGCGTCGCCAAGGCCGCCGAAGACCTCCACTACGGCGCTTTCTTCCGCTCCGACCACTACCTGCACATGGGGTCCGTCGACGGGCTCCCCGGACCCACCGACGCGTGGATCACGCTGGCCGGTCTCGCGCGCGAGACCGAGCGGATCCGCCTGGGCACCCTGATGACGGCCGGTACCTTCCGGCTTCCCGGCGTCCTCGCCATCCAGGTGGCGCAGGTCGACCAGATGTCGGGCGGACGGGTGGAGCTCGGGCTCGGCTCCGGCTGGTACGAGGCCGAGCACGACGCGTACGGGATTCCGTTCCCCAAGGAGAAGTTCGGCCGGCTGGAGGAGCAACTCGCCGTCGTCACGGGCCTGTGGAACACGCCGGTGGGCGAACGGTTCACCTACGAGGGCGAGTTCTACCGGCTCAAGGACTCCCCCGCGCTGCCGAAGCCGGCGCAGCCGAAGGTGCCGGTCCTGATCGGCGGCCACGGCGCCAAGCGGACACCGGCCCTCGCGGCGCGGTACGCCGACGAGTTCAACATCCCCTTCGCCTCCCTCGAGGACACCGAGCGGCAGTTCCGGCGGGTACGGGCGGCGGCCGAGGAGGCGGGGCGCAGCGGGGACGACCTCGTGTACTCCAACGCGCTCGTGGCCTGCGTCGGCAGGACCGACCTGGAGGTGAAGCGGCGGGCGGACGCCATCGGACGCGACGTCGAGGAGCTGAAGGCGAACGGTCTCGCGGGCTCGCCCGCGGAGGTCGTCGAGAGGATCGCCCAGTTCCAGGGCGTCGGTTCGCAGCGGATGTATGTGCAGATGCTCGACCTCGACGACCTGGACCACCTGGAGCTGATCGCGTCCGCGGTGATGCCGCAGCTGGTGTGA
- a CDS encoding nucleotide pyrophosphohydrolase encodes MLQRRLVEFAAARDWRPFHTPKNLVAALSVEASELMEIFQWLTPEESARVMDDADSAHRVTDEVADVLAYLLQLCEVLGIDALAALDAKIDRNERRFPVPGAP; translated from the coding sequence ATGCTGCAGCGGCGGCTGGTGGAGTTCGCCGCCGCGCGCGACTGGCGGCCGTTCCACACCCCGAAGAACCTGGTCGCCGCGCTGAGCGTGGAGGCGTCCGAACTCATGGAGATCTTCCAGTGGTTGACCCCGGAGGAGTCGGCCCGGGTGATGGACGACGCGGACAGCGCGCACCGGGTCACCGACGAGGTCGCGGACGTCCTCGCCTATCTCCTGCAGCTGTGCGAGGTGCTCGGCATCGACGCGCTGGCGGCGCTCGACGCGAAGATCGACCGGAACGAGCGGAGGTTTCCGGTGCCCGGGGCGCCCTAG